In Leptospira stimsonii, the following proteins share a genomic window:
- the secA gene encoding preprotein translocase subunit SecA: MIQSILRVILGSKFERDIKKLIPIVQQINSLEDKMKALSDSDLSSQTIRFRERLEKGETLDSILPEAFATVREASLRTMGMRHFDVQMMGGIALHGGNIAEMKTGEGKTLTSTLSVYLNALAGHGVHVVTVNDYLAKRDANWMKPIYDFLGISVGVIQHDMDHEQRKIAYSADITYGTNNEFGFDYLRDNMVSHRDHKVQRSHFYAIVDEVDSILIDEARTPLIISGSSDETTDKYVRINKIIPKLIEGEDYEVDEKARNVLLSERGVSHVEEILGIDNLYAPENVDLVHHVHQSLKAHKIFQKDVDYVVQGGEVIIVDEFTGRLMAGRRYSDGLHQSLEAKEGVTIAKESQTLASITFQNYFRMYDKLAGMTGTADTEAEEFRKIYNLDVIVIPPNVTVQRKDFPDRVYRTEKEKFEAILGEIRDLQSNKQPVLVGTISIEKSEVLSRMLSSAGIQHNVLNAKFHEREAEIVANAGKPGAVTIATNMAGRGTDIVLGGAQLYKENLETWKDEDDLVRQFKEAILKQNLDLAETIAQKMDSGAKQKRASEILGSIKIWKKNHEEVLNAGGLHILGTERHEARRIDNQLRGRSGRQGDPGSSRFYLSLQDDLMRIFGSDRISGLMKWANMPEGQEIESKMVSNAIARAQKRVEGHNFDIRKHLLEYDDVMNRQRIVIYKMRNEVLENEDIAPLILGFIEESVENQVVTHCEGSNPSAWNLETLNEWLEGLDLDVKIKEEDFKKTKNPQLALFETINAAAKKRYETRTESIGKDIWKLLERNIFLDILDHRWKEHLYSMDHLREGIWTVGYSERNPLVEYKLQGFRMFDVAIENLKNEVVNFLFRVEVTENSKLPEEKKEYKKVGQEVTGGFPTLQGGNPNSSRSNGATVTVTTSSGGGTERKTSRRRKR, translated from the coding sequence ATGATTCAAAGCATTCTCCGGGTAATCCTTGGAAGTAAATTCGAAAGAGATATAAAGAAACTCATCCCGATCGTTCAACAGATCAATTCTCTGGAAGACAAGATGAAAGCGTTGAGCGATTCGGATCTTTCTTCGCAGACGATTCGGTTTCGGGAAAGACTCGAGAAAGGAGAAACGCTCGACTCGATTCTTCCGGAGGCGTTCGCCACGGTGAGAGAAGCGTCTCTTCGTACGATGGGAATGCGTCACTTCGACGTTCAGATGATGGGTGGGATCGCGCTTCACGGCGGGAACATCGCGGAGATGAAAACGGGTGAAGGGAAAACTCTGACTTCCACTCTTTCGGTTTATCTGAACGCACTCGCAGGACACGGGGTTCACGTAGTTACCGTTAACGATTATCTCGCAAAGCGGGACGCGAACTGGATGAAGCCGATCTACGACTTTCTCGGGATTTCCGTCGGTGTGATTCAACACGATATGGATCACGAACAGAGAAAGATCGCTTATTCTGCGGACATCACCTACGGAACGAACAACGAATTCGGTTTTGATTATCTCAGAGACAATATGGTTTCTCACAGGGATCACAAGGTCCAGAGATCTCATTTTTACGCGATCGTGGACGAGGTCGACTCGATCCTGATCGACGAAGCGAGAACTCCACTGATTATATCCGGTTCCTCGGATGAAACCACGGACAAATATGTTCGTATCAATAAGATCATTCCTAAGCTAATCGAAGGCGAGGACTACGAGGTCGATGAAAAGGCGCGTAACGTGCTTCTTTCGGAAAGAGGGGTTTCTCACGTGGAAGAAATCCTCGGGATCGACAACCTCTACGCTCCCGAAAACGTGGATTTGGTTCACCACGTTCATCAGTCTCTCAAAGCCCACAAGATCTTTCAGAAAGACGTGGACTACGTTGTCCAAGGCGGTGAGGTGATCATCGTAGACGAATTCACCGGACGTCTTATGGCTGGAAGGAGATATTCCGACGGTCTTCACCAATCTCTCGAGGCAAAAGAAGGCGTTACGATCGCAAAAGAATCTCAGACCCTGGCTTCGATCACGTTTCAAAATTATTTCAGAATGTATGACAAACTCGCGGGGATGACCGGAACCGCGGACACCGAAGCGGAAGAATTCAGAAAGATCTACAACCTGGACGTCATCGTAATTCCGCCTAACGTGACGGTTCAAAGAAAAGACTTTCCCGATCGAGTTTACAGAACCGAAAAGGAAAAGTTCGAAGCCATCCTCGGAGAAATCCGCGATCTTCAGAGCAACAAACAACCGGTTCTTGTGGGAACGATTTCCATCGAAAAGTCCGAAGTTCTTTCCAGAATGCTTTCCTCCGCGGGAATTCAACACAATGTCTTAAACGCAAAGTTTCACGAAAGAGAAGCTGAGATCGTTGCAAACGCGGGAAAACCGGGCGCGGTCACGATCGCTACCAACATGGCGGGCAGGGGAACGGATATCGTCCTCGGTGGAGCGCAACTCTACAAAGAGAATCTGGAAACCTGGAAAGACGAAGACGATCTCGTACGACAATTCAAGGAAGCCATCTTAAAACAAAATCTGGATCTGGCGGAAACGATCGCGCAGAAAATGGATTCCGGCGCGAAACAAAAAAGAGCCTCCGAAATTCTCGGGTCCATCAAAATTTGGAAAAAGAACCACGAAGAAGTTTTGAACGCGGGCGGTCTTCATATCCTCGGAACCGAAAGACACGAAGCAAGACGGATCGACAATCAGCTTCGCGGACGTTCCGGTCGTCAGGGAGATCCGGGTTCCAGCAGATTCTACCTTTCCCTCCAAGACGATTTGATGAGAATCTTCGGTTCCGATCGTATTTCCGGACTGATGAAATGGGCGAACATGCCGGAAGGTCAAGAGATCGAGAGTAAGATGGTGAGTAACGCGATCGCAAGAGCTCAGAAACGAGTCGAAGGTCATAACTTCGATATCAGAAAACATCTTCTCGAATACGACGACGTCATGAACCGTCAGAGAATCGTAATCTACAAAATGAGAAACGAAGTCCTCGAGAACGAAGACATCGCTCCTCTGATTCTCGGGTTTATAGAAGAATCCGTCGAGAATCAAGTCGTCACTCATTGCGAAGGAAGTAATCCTTCGGCGTGGAATCTGGAAACACTCAACGAGTGGCTGGAAGGTCTGGACCTCGACGTCAAAATCAAAGAAGAAGATTTCAAAAAAACGAAGAATCCACAACTCGCACTTTTTGAGACGATCAACGCCGCGGCGAAAAAACGTTACGAAACGAGAACGGAAAGTATCGGAAAGGACATCTGGAAACTTTTGGAAAGAAATATTTTCCTCGATATCCTCGATCATCGTTGGAAAGAACATCTCTATTCCATGGATCATCTCAGAGAAGGGATTTGGACCGTAGGTTATAGCGAGCGCAATCCACTCGTAGAATACAAACTTCAAGGTTTTAGAATGTTCGACGTCGCGATTGAAAATCTAAAAAACGAAGTCGTCAACTTTCTCTTCCGTGTGGAAGTAACGGAAAATTCTAAACTACCTGAAGAGAAAAAAGAATATAAGAAAGTAGGTCAGGAAGTGACCGGTGGATTTCCGACCTTACAAGGTGGGAACCCGAATTCTTCCCGCTCCAATGGAGCAACGGTTACGGTGACGACGAGTTCCGGCGGCGGAACGGAACGAAAGACGAGCCGGAGAAGAAAGAGGTGA